In Providencia sneebia DSM 19967, one DNA window encodes the following:
- the selB gene encoding selenocysteine-specific translation elongation factor, which produces MIFATAGHVDHGKTSLIQAVTGVNTAHLPEEKKRGMTIDLGYAYWPQADGSSIGFIDVPGHEKFLGNMLAGVGGVNHALLVIACDDGVMAQTREHLAILRLAGCQNITAILTKADRVDDEQIARVTEHVIDELSRQGWQDVPLFVTSVIDNQGIELLRTCLQQLHQQSSVHQNTQQRFRLAIDRVFHVKGAGIVVTGTALAGQISVGSELWLTGSNTPVRVRGIHRQNQPAEYALAGDRVALNLVGDISKEGITRGDWLLSQQPFMAATRVIVELTCDSVIKHWQPVHLYHGASHITGRVSLLTDIGETPLLAELILDTPLWLVDNDRLIIRDIGAKETLASAKVIRLTSPRRGKRLPEFLEWLCRLCNATDELTHLKLLLPQGELDLNSYGWASQLTLEAIDTLLSQVEIVRVGTLVLSEFKAKVAKERLVQILCDFHETHSDQIGVSKARLKRMALPTMSEPLAYKLINDLIDEGSIKQTRGWLHAPQHGLAFDENQQQIWQQVIPLFPQTEAWWVRDLAKKTGYEEDILRRVMKKAAQMGLVTAIVRDRYYSSEQIKQFAGLIQHYCAEKGEICVADFRNELGVGRKLAVQLLEFFDKSGFTRRKGDAHFLRDKGIFTE; this is translated from the coding sequence TGCTTATTGGCCTCAAGCTGATGGTAGTTCAATTGGTTTCATTGATGTTCCTGGACATGAAAAGTTTTTAGGTAACATGTTGGCTGGGGTTGGTGGTGTTAATCATGCTTTATTGGTTATTGCATGTGATGATGGTGTGATGGCGCAAACACGTGAGCATTTAGCCATTTTACGTTTGGCTGGATGCCAAAATATTACCGCAATCTTGACTAAGGCTGATCGCGTTGATGATGAGCAAATTGCTCGGGTGACAGAACACGTTATTGATGAATTAAGCCGACAAGGTTGGCAGGATGTTCCCCTGTTTGTCACCTCAGTTATTGATAATCAAGGTATTGAGCTGTTACGCACCTGTTTACAGCAGTTACACCAACAATCATCCGTTCATCAAAATACACAGCAGCGTTTTCGATTAGCAATCGACCGCGTATTTCATGTTAAAGGTGCAGGAATTGTTGTCACAGGAACCGCATTGGCGGGACAAATCTCTGTTGGTAGCGAGCTGTGGCTTACTGGCTCGAATACACCAGTCAGAGTTAGAGGGATCCATCGACAAAACCAACCGGCAGAATATGCTTTAGCAGGAGATCGCGTTGCTTTAAATCTCGTGGGAGATATCAGTAAAGAAGGGATTACCCGTGGGGATTGGTTGTTATCTCAGCAGCCATTTATGGCAGCAACAAGAGTGATTGTTGAGTTAACATGTGATTCAGTCATCAAGCATTGGCAACCTGTACATTTATACCATGGAGCAAGCCATATTACAGGGCGAGTATCTTTATTAACAGATATTGGTGAGACACCATTATTAGCTGAGCTTATTCTTGATACGCCATTGTGGCTAGTTGATAACGATAGACTGATTATTCGCGATATTGGTGCAAAAGAAACACTCGCATCTGCAAAAGTGATTCGTTTAACTTCTCCGCGCCGGGGTAAAAGGCTACCCGAATTTTTAGAATGGCTATGTCGCTTATGTAATGCGACTGATGAATTAACACATCTAAAATTATTATTGCCACAAGGTGAACTGGATCTGAATAGTTACGGTTGGGCTAGCCAGTTAACATTAGAAGCTATTGATACGCTACTTTCGCAAGTTGAGATTGTACGTGTTGGCACTTTAGTTTTATCCGAGTTTAAGGCAAAAGTTGCTAAAGAGCGATTAGTACAAATATTGTGTGATTTTCATGAAACGCACAGTGACCAAATTGGCGTTAGCAAAGCGCGATTAAAGCGAATGGCACTGCCCACAATGAGTGAGCCATTAGCCTATAAATTGATTAATGACCTAATTGATGAAGGCAGTATTAAACAAACTCGTGGTTGGCTACATGCTCCACAACATGGTTTAGCTTTTGATGAGAATCAGCAACAAATTTGGCAACAGGTCATTCCTTTATTCCCACAAACAGAGGCTTGGTGGGTTCGGGATCTCGCTAAAAAAACGGGTTATGAAGAAGATATTCTTCGACGTGTGATGAAAAAAGCCGCACAAATGGGACTCGTAACAGCAATTGTTCGTGATCGCTATTATAGCAGTGAGCAAATAAAACAATTTGCCGGATTAATTCAGCATTATTGTGCAGAAAAAGGTGAAATTTGTGTCGCTGATTTTCGTAATGAATTAGGTGTTGGGCGTAAATTAGCCGTTCAACTTCTTGAGTTTTTTGATAAAAGTGGCTTTACACGGCGCAAAGGCGATGCGCATTTTTTACGTGATAAAGGTATTTTTACCGAATAA